GCCTTTCGAAGGCTTTAATACAATGGCTGAATATATAGCTCATGAGGTTTTTGAGTTATCAGTAACAGTAGAATCACACCTTGGGATGGTAGTAGGTGCTACACAAGCTGAAGAGGCCGAACCTGTAATCAAACAACATGGTACTGCTAGTTTATTGATCCCGGGAATTGGTGCACAGGGTGGTTCAATCGAGGATCTGGCAAGAGTATTAGAAACACATGAAGGTATCCCACTGATAAACTCAAGCAGAGGTGTAATTTATGCTGGTGCTGATCAGGAAAATTGGGTGGAATATGTAGCTAGAAGCGCCAGTGATACAAAAGATAAACTCGATATCATAACCAGGCATTATGTCTAAATTTCCTGTTGTTGATGTATATACCGATGGGGCATGCAGCGGTAACCCAGGTCCGGGGGGATGGGGAGCTATCCTGATTTATAAAGGAAAGGAAAAAGAGATCTCGGGTGGAGAGGCCAATACCACCAATAACCGAATGGAGATGAAAGCGGTTATAGAAGCATTGAAGGCAATGAAAAAGCCATGTCATGTTAAAATCCATAGCGATAGTGCACTCATCATAAACGCAATGACAAAAGGTTGGATTGAAAACTGGCAAAAGAA
This sequence is a window from Balneola sp.. Protein-coding genes within it:
- a CDS encoding ribonuclease HI, whose protein sequence is MSKFPVVDVYTDGACSGNPGPGGWGAILIYKGKEKEISGGEANTTNNRMEMKAVIEALKAMKKPCHVKIHSDSALIINAMTKGWIENWQKKGWKKADKKPVENRELWEEMLKAMNGHTVEWIKVKAHVGIELNERVDQLAVAESKKF